A region of Leisingera thetidis DNA encodes the following proteins:
- a CDS encoding metalloregulator ArsR/SmtB family transcription factor — MEKTIPLRLAVLGHPQRLSVFRLLMRRFPDQVPAGEIASALDVKSSTLSSYLSALMQAGLVTQTREGTWLYYRADMGGIRETLDALWLDCCRGRPELCLPVQPGPNPKDPSMTDPRYNVLFICTGNSARSIFAETLLRSIGGERFNVHSAGTRPSSELNPFAIEVLRGKGHDVDSLRAKNVSEFTGETAPAFDFVFTVCDQAANEECPAWDGQPISGHWGMPDPVKADGSDAEKSLAFQQAYGTLKNRIQAFAALPIAELDRISLQKAVDGIALNH; from the coding sequence ATGGAAAAAACGATTCCCCTCCGCCTCGCTGTCTTGGGGCACCCCCAGCGCCTTTCGGTGTTCCGGCTGCTGATGCGCCGGTTCCCCGACCAGGTCCCCGCTGGGGAAATCGCTTCGGCGCTGGACGTGAAATCCAGCACTTTGTCGTCCTATCTTTCTGCTTTGATGCAGGCAGGATTGGTGACGCAGACCCGCGAAGGCACCTGGCTTTACTACCGGGCTGATATGGGCGGAATCCGGGAAACACTGGATGCGCTGTGGCTTGACTGCTGCCGGGGACGTCCGGAGCTGTGCCTGCCTGTCCAGCCTGGCCCGAACCCGAAGGATCCATCCATGACAGACCCGCGGTATAACGTGCTGTTTATCTGCACCGGCAATTCTGCCCGCTCGATCTTTGCCGAAACGCTGCTGCGCAGTATCGGCGGCGAGCGGTTCAATGTGCACTCTGCCGGCACCAGGCCCTCTTCCGAACTGAACCCGTTTGCCATCGAAGTCCTGCGCGGCAAGGGACATGACGTGGACAGCCTGCGCGCCAAGAACGTCAGCGAGTTCACCGGCGAAACGGCACCCGCGTTCGACTTCGTTTTCACCGTCTGCGATCAGGCCGCAAACGAGGAATGCCCGGCATGGGATGGGCAGCCGATTTCCGGTCACTGGGGCATGCCGGACCCGGTCAAGGCCGACGGCAGCGATGCCGAAAAGAGCCTCGCCTTTCAGCAGGCCTACGGCACCCTCAAGAACCGGATCCAGGCCTTTGCCGCATTGCCCATCGCCGAGCTGGACCGCATTTCACTGCAAAAAGCTGTCGACGGCATCGCCCTGAACCACTGA